The following proteins are encoded in a genomic region of Planctomycetota bacterium:
- a CDS encoding DUF2283 domain-containing protein codes for MRTISPMRPMEMTISFMRGRPYAGYLYLESHRADKSANTKEMRAGLVVDFNADGQPLGVEILRFDATVVADLVELLGELGVDPMPSGELGQLEKLAA; via the coding sequence ATGAGGACGATTTCACCAATGCGACCGATGGAGATGACGATCTCCTTCATGCGTGGCCGACCGTACGCGGGATACCTGTATCTTGAATCGCATAGGGCAGACAAGTCGGCCAACACAAAGGAAATGCGCGCGGGGCTTGTCGTTGATTTCAATGCGGACGGTCAGCCGCTCGGTGTCGAGATTCTCCGTTTCGACGCGACGGTGGTCGCTGACCTTGTGGAACTACTCGGTGAACTCGGGGTTGATCCGATGCCAAGTGGCGAGCTGGGGCAGCTGGAGAAACTCGCCGCGTGA
- a CDS encoding DUF4258 domain-containing protein, with product MRDAPYWWDWELVMSPHVVKRMASRDISELDIRDMAERADGWSFDPYPGRVRLHTTMNGRAWRIVVEPQENIEAIEVVTTFAV from the coding sequence ATGCGGGACGCGCCGTATTGGTGGGATTGGGAGCTTGTGATGTCGCCGCATGTGGTGAAGCGGATGGCCTCGCGTGACATCAGCGAGTTGGACATCCGAGACATGGCCGAGCGCGCCGACGGTTGGAGCTTCGACCCGTACCCTGGTCGCGTAAGGCTACATACCACAATGAATGGTCGAGCATGGCGGATCGTGGTCGAGCCGCAAGAGAACATCGAAGCGATCGAAGTCGTGACGACTTTTGCGGTATGA
- a CDS encoding ABC transporter ATP-binding protein, whose amino-acid sequence MNTYRRALAYYRDDLGKILLSFVLIAAMVLLGLLSPVPIAIFFNVMNEDDSARGWVYRLFDWVPREKTTAMVVTLTAAMLVLRLGNEIIRTVQAQLNILIGYRGRTRVQLDLFQKLQQLSLGYHKSQPQGDAIYRLSYDTHGFHGVLGVATGALVNVLTLVVMLVIMLNLDWKLTLISLAIVPALFLVITKWGNVLKKYNVAQKEADTNLTTQIQRSLSAVGLVQAFNRQGDEHARFGDTVRTYIDASLRLHWQEIMYWLVLGVIIAVGSTAMFLFGGLSAINDGISVGTLWLFISYLGQLYDPLSKLSGSTAGLQSAGVGVERVFEVLDRDPIISDLPDAQALTTRPRTLRFEGVDFRYGDGELVLNDVSFTVEPGQMVAFVGSSGVGKTTLLNLLPRFHDPVGGRVLLDDHDMRDVRVHDVRRHVALVLQENPILPTSVAENIAYGRPDATDEDIRRAAELAGAANFIDAMPDGYATTISEQGSNLSGGQRQRIAIARALLTEAPIVVLDEPTSALDAVHEQRINDTLIGLKRQRTIIVVSHRLSTVLDADVIHVMDAGRIVEQGTHEQLLEKRGVYWQMARHQLRLEEE is encoded by the coding sequence GTGAACACCTATCGGCGGGCGCTGGCTTACTACCGCGATGATCTGGGGAAGATCCTGCTGAGCTTCGTGCTCATTGCCGCGATGGTGTTGCTCGGCCTGCTCTCGCCGGTGCCGATTGCGATCTTCTTCAACGTGATGAACGAGGACGACTCGGCACGCGGCTGGGTGTATCGCCTGTTCGACTGGGTGCCGCGCGAGAAGACGACGGCGATGGTCGTCACCCTCACGGCGGCGATGCTCGTGCTGCGCCTCGGCAACGAGATCATCCGCACCGTCCAAGCGCAGCTCAACATCCTCATCGGCTACCGCGGCCGGACGCGCGTGCAGCTGGACCTGTTCCAGAAACTCCAACAACTCTCGCTCGGCTACCACAAGTCACAGCCGCAGGGTGACGCGATCTACCGGCTCAGCTACGACACCCACGGCTTCCACGGCGTGCTGGGCGTCGCGACCGGGGCGCTGGTCAACGTGCTCACGCTCGTCGTGATGCTCGTGATCATGCTGAACCTCGATTGGAAGCTGACGCTGATCTCGCTGGCGATCGTGCCGGCGCTGTTTCTCGTCATCACCAAGTGGGGCAACGTGCTCAAGAAGTACAACGTCGCCCAGAAGGAAGCCGACACGAACCTGACGACGCAGATCCAACGCTCACTCTCGGCGGTCGGTTTGGTGCAGGCGTTCAACCGGCAGGGCGATGAGCACGCACGTTTCGGCGACACCGTCCGGACCTACATCGACGCGTCGCTGCGGCTGCACTGGCAGGAGATCATGTACTGGCTCGTGCTGGGCGTGATCATCGCCGTCGGCTCGACCGCGATGTTTCTCTTCGGCGGACTCAGCGCGATCAACGACGGCATCTCCGTCGGAACGCTTTGGCTTTTCATCAGCTACCTCGGTCAGCTGTACGATCCGCTGAGCAAGCTGTCGGGCTCGACCGCCGGTTTGCAGTCGGCGGGGGTCGGCGTGGAGCGCGTGTTCGAGGTGTTGGACCGTGACCCGATCATCTCCGATCTGCCCGACGCTCAGGCGTTGACGACGCGGCCGCGGACGCTGCGTTTCGAAGGCGTCGACTTCCGCTATGGCGACGGCGAGTTGGTACTCAACGACGTGAGCTTCACCGTCGAGCCGGGGCAAATGGTGGCGTTCGTCGGCAGCAGCGGGGTGGGTAAAACGACGCTGCTCAATCTGCTGCCACGTTTCCACGATCCGGTCGGCGGGCGGGTGTTGCTCGACGATCACGACATGCGCGACGTGCGTGTTCACGATGTCCGCCGGCATGTGGCGTTGGTGCTGCAAGAGAACCCGATCTTGCCGACGAGTGTCGCGGAGAACATTGCCTACGGCCGCCCCGACGCGACCGACGAAGACATCCGCCGGGCCGCCGAACTCGCCGGGGCGGCCAACTTCATCGACGCGATGCCTGACGGCTACGCGACGACGATTAGCGAGCAAGGCAGCAACCTCTCCGGCGGCCAACGCCAACGCATCGCCATCGCCCGTGCCCTGCTCACCGAAGCCCCGATCGTCGTCCTCGACGAGCCAACCAGCGCCCTCGACGCTGTCCACGAGCAGCGCATCAACGACACGCTCATCGGCCTCAAGCGCCAGCGCACCATCATCGTCGTGAGCCACCGCCTGAGCACGGTGCTCGACGCCGACGTGATCCACGTCATGGACGCCGGCCGGATCGTCGAACAGGGCACCCACGAGCAACTGCTGGAGAAGCGCGGCGTCTACTGGCAGATGGCGAGACACCAGCTGCGTCTGGAGGAGGAGTGA
- a CDS encoding glycosyltransferase, whose protein sequence is MSVSEAEPAVRDPAASAIISERSATGRKRVAEPVTNRVRLDGKFFRLGDAKWYIKGFTYGPFEPNADGDPLPDPEQTRRDFVQMRDGGANCVRVYHIPPGWLMALADELGMKLLVDVAWPKNQAISDREVVESAKASMREAAERCGNHPAVFALSIANEIPADMVRFMRAKRISAFLDDLVAEVKAIAPACLVTFANFPSTEYLTSDAIDFVTYNVYLHEPETFRRYLARLQHIAGEKPLVLGEYGVDTFREADEQEQADRLGQQLAAMYEEGLAGGFVFAFTDDWFTHGYRVDDWLFGCTRAEVGEDGKRIEKPAFAAVADAFRRAPQTADIELPKISVIVCSYNGASTVESCLASMERINYPDYEVVFVDDGSTDHTQDILAKFPWVRNIKQTNKGLSVARNVGMEAAEGEIIVYTDSDCEADEDWLYQIALHLTRSDHVGIGGPNLIPDEGSWVADCVGLSPGGPTHVMIDDRTAEHVPGCNMAFYRWAALDVGGFDSQFRKAGDDVDFIWRLQNAGGSIGFASAAQVWHYRRNSIEAYLKQQRGYGEAEALLKFKHPDRFNTLGSAHWRGRIYGADIGVRVGKDVIYHGVWGTGLFQTIYRRPVSLVAQLLQSVEWHLLTAFVFLLSAAFLPLVYVALGMFCVPIVLAIVAAWQAPRPQHASIWTKPLIAYLHWRQPITRGAARYTVRLKEKELTQEARAHRRVQKFPFAPGDRRVLQYWSTEHDRHVLLERIAAEGRKARLKMRVDSGWAGWDMEIYGSRYVKVQLTSVTEHHAAGMLTRLRMDIRPSGFGKVLFAGSLVLSALLLLLLWPFSRPAVLIPLTWWALFLFNKWKVRGPILGMVDTAAMKAGFWPVDEDARKDDPEPAMRAEPISPSAGAGGFDKTSPSDAELARGGEAGS, encoded by the coding sequence ATGAGTGTGTCCGAAGCCGAGCCCGCCGTGCGCGATCCCGCCGCGTCGGCGATAATTTCCGAGCGGTCCGCCACCGGCCGCAAGCGCGTCGCCGAGCCGGTGACCAATCGGGTCCGGCTTGATGGCAAGTTCTTTAGGCTCGGCGATGCCAAGTGGTACATCAAGGGGTTCACCTACGGGCCGTTCGAACCCAACGCCGATGGCGATCCGCTGCCCGACCCGGAGCAGACGCGGCGGGACTTCGTGCAGATGCGCGACGGCGGGGCCAACTGCGTGCGGGTGTATCACATCCCGCCGGGCTGGTTGATGGCGCTGGCGGATGAGCTGGGGATGAAGCTGCTAGTCGACGTGGCCTGGCCGAAGAACCAGGCGATCAGCGACCGTGAAGTCGTCGAGTCGGCCAAGGCGTCGATGCGCGAGGCGGCAGAGCGGTGTGGAAATCACCCGGCCGTCTTTGCGCTCTCGATCGCCAACGAGATCCCGGCCGACATGGTGCGCTTCATGCGTGCCAAGCGGATCAGCGCGTTCCTCGATGACTTGGTCGCGGAGGTCAAGGCGATCGCGCCGGCGTGCCTGGTGACCTTCGCCAACTTCCCGAGCACCGAGTACCTCACGTCCGACGCGATCGACTTCGTGACGTACAACGTTTATCTGCATGAGCCGGAGACGTTTCGCCGGTACCTCGCGCGGCTTCAGCACATCGCGGGCGAGAAGCCGTTGGTGCTCGGCGAGTACGGCGTCGATACCTTCCGCGAAGCCGACGAGCAGGAGCAGGCCGATCGGCTCGGACAACAGCTTGCCGCGATGTACGAGGAAGGTCTGGCCGGCGGGTTCGTCTTCGCCTTCACCGATGACTGGTTCACGCACGGCTATCGCGTGGACGATTGGCTCTTTGGTTGCACGCGAGCCGAGGTCGGTGAGGACGGCAAGCGGATCGAGAAGCCGGCGTTTGCAGCGGTCGCCGACGCGTTCCGCCGTGCTCCGCAGACGGCCGATATCGAGCTGCCGAAGATCAGCGTCATCGTCTGCAGCTACAACGGCGCGAGCACCGTCGAGTCGTGCCTGGCGTCGATGGAGCGGATCAACTACCCGGACTACGAAGTCGTTTTCGTCGACGATGGCAGCACCGACCACACGCAAGACATCCTCGCCAAGTTCCCCTGGGTGCGGAACATCAAGCAGACGAACAAGGGCCTGAGCGTCGCGCGCAATGTCGGCATGGAGGCGGCCGAGGGCGAGATCATCGTCTACACCGACAGCGACTGCGAGGCCGACGAGGATTGGCTGTACCAGATCGCGCTGCATCTGACGCGCAGCGACCATGTCGGCATCGGCGGGCCGAACTTGATCCCGGATGAAGGCTCATGGGTTGCGGACTGCGTGGGGCTTTCGCCGGGTGGGCCGACGCACGTGATGATCGACGATCGCACCGCCGAGCATGTGCCGGGCTGCAACATGGCGTTCTACCGCTGGGCGGCGTTGGACGTCGGCGGGTTCGACTCGCAGTTCCGCAAGGCCGGCGACGACGTCGACTTCATCTGGCGTTTGCAGAACGCCGGCGGCTCGATCGGCTTCGCGTCGGCCGCGCAAGTCTGGCACTACCGCCGCAACTCCATCGAAGCGTACCTCAAGCAACAGCGCGGCTACGGCGAGGCCGAGGCGCTGCTGAAGTTCAAGCACCCCGACCGCTTCAACACGCTCGGCAGCGCCCATTGGCGCGGCCGCATCTACGGGGCTGATATCGGCGTGCGCGTCGGCAAGGACGTCATCTACCACGGCGTCTGGGGGACCGGGCTTTTCCAAACCATCTACCGCCGACCCGTGTCGCTTGTCGCGCAGCTGTTGCAGAGCGTCGAGTGGCACCTGCTCACCGCGTTCGTTTTCCTGTTGTCGGCGGCGTTTCTGCCGTTGGTGTACGTGGCGCTCGGGATGTTCTGCGTGCCGATCGTGTTGGCCATCGTCGCGGCGTGGCAGGCACCCCGGCCGCAGCACGCGTCGATCTGGACCAAGCCGCTCATCGCGTACTTGCACTGGCGTCAGCCGATCACCCGCGGCGCCGCCCGCTACACCGTTCGGCTCAAGGAGAAGGAGCTCACCCAGGAAGCCCGTGCCCATCGACGCGTGCAGAAGTTCCCCTTCGCCCCCGGCGACCGTCGGGTGTTGCAGTACTGGTCGACCGAGCACGATCGTCATGTGCTGCTCGAACGCATCGCCGCCGAGGGGCGCAAGGCACGACTGAAGATGCGCGTCGATTCGGGCTGGGCCGGCTGGGACATGGAGATCTACGGCAGCCGGTACGTGAAGGTGCAACTCACCAGCGTCACCGAGCACCACGCGGCGGGCATGCTCACGCGGCTGCGCATGGACATTCGACCCAGCGGATTCGGCAAGGTGCTCTTCGCCGGGTCGTTGGTGTTGTCGGCGTTGCTTTTGCTGCTGCTCTGGCCGTTCAGTCGCCCGGCGGTGTTGATCCCGCTCACGTGGTGGGCGCTGTTCCTGTTCAACAAGTGGAAGGTGCGCGGGCCGATTTTGGGCATGGTCGACACGGCCGCGATGAAGGCGGGATTCTGGCCGGTGGATGAAGACGCGCGGAAGGATGACCCAGAGCCGGCCATGCGTGCGGAGCCGATCTCGCCATCAGCCGGCGCGGGGGGCTTCGACAAGACGTCGCCGAGCGATGCGGAACTCGCGCGCGGTGGGGAGGCCGGTTCGTGA
- a CDS encoding metallophosphoesterase, whose protein sequence is MSDWADVSDVTADEVSETFEAARDELMLDPYRDGQVVRLQENAELWVTGDLHDQRTNFSKLLATADLGDNPRRHLLLHELIHGSYFDPNGAEDSWKMLYRAAELKCDFPEQVHFILANHDLAQIFGEGIMKAGLSVCEAYTKGIKNHFGETGGALVESVMTEFFLALPLAVSTPGGTFVCHSLPQDEQIDDFDYTVFKRERLKKPDYQRRTGPAYQLIWGRNMSPATTEKFAENVGANVIITGHQPQDSGFMVNGDKHLIIASDHAQGVLLPIDCGEKYEMADLVSKITRFVAIDPETFGK, encoded by the coding sequence ATGAGCGACTGGGCCGACGTTTCGGATGTGACCGCGGACGAGGTGAGTGAGACCTTCGAAGCAGCGCGCGACGAGCTCATGCTCGATCCCTATCGCGACGGGCAGGTGGTACGCCTGCAAGAGAATGCCGAACTCTGGGTCACCGGCGACCTGCACGACCAGCGGACTAACTTTTCCAAACTGCTGGCCACCGCTGACCTGGGCGACAACCCACGCCGGCACCTGCTGCTGCACGAACTCATCCACGGCAGCTACTTCGATCCCAACGGGGCCGAGGATAGCTGGAAGATGCTCTACCGAGCCGCCGAGCTCAAGTGCGACTTTCCCGAGCAGGTTCACTTCATCCTCGCCAACCACGACCTGGCCCAGATCTTCGGCGAGGGCATCATGAAGGCTGGCCTCAGCGTCTGCGAGGCCTACACCAAGGGCATCAAGAACCACTTCGGCGAGACCGGCGGCGCCCTGGTCGAGTCGGTCATGACCGAATTCTTCCTCGCCCTGCCACTGGCGGTCAGCACGCCGGGCGGGACGTTCGTCTGCCACTCGCTGCCGCAGGACGAACAGATCGATGACTTCGACTACACGGTGTTCAAACGCGAACGGCTCAAGAAGCCGGACTACCAGCGTCGCACCGGCCCGGCCTACCAGCTCATCTGGGGCCGCAACATGTCGCCGGCCACCACCGAGAAGTTCGCCGAGAACGTCGGTGCCAACGTCATCATCACCGGCCATCAGCCCCAGGACAGCGGCTTCATGGTCAACGGCGACAAGCACCTCATCATCGCCTCCGACCACGCCCAGGGCGTGCTCCTGCCGATCGACTGCGGCGAGAAGTACGAGATGGCCGACCTGGTCAGCAAGATCACCCGCTTCGTCGCGATCGATCCGGAGACGTTCGGGAAGTAG
- a CDS encoding ABC transporter permease, giving the protein MTEFIRLYRAVAAEASSVQPVADYGKELPPTEPPPDEPPTRSLLANVFSETFRKIGARVGAVWIVFLLLIAVFAPLIANSRPFLLRRDGAWESPLLRGLTDIDVLLLILFGVVATLVIVHKFVRRLTFGIGLGAFATVFFVSGLTLWWTELWELANHERLLNGALAEDPLEHRWPAAGVLALLALVATLPWLTMRAWSAKVRLGAAAALVAVLLPIVVWFAVNPTNPPRLARLQQWRQAEQREQIDWVINAPIPFSPNDRLRDLGDARKIAPWWGADEVSAEFPTNHWLGTTINGEDMASRMIFATRVALAIGIIATGISSLIGIFVGAVMGYFGGIVDLVLMRFIEILQAVPVLIVLLIVTQFFGKDIWLMMVAIGLMTWTADARFVRAEFLRLRGQDFVQAGRALGLPLRSILFRHMLPNGVAPVLVNASFGIAAAILLESVLSFLGLGLEAKDPSWGQLLNQARETGTGFSWWIAIFPGLAIFLTVFSYILIGESVRDAIDPKLKKD; this is encoded by the coding sequence ATGACTGAGTTCATCCGTCTTTATCGCGCGGTCGCGGCGGAGGCGTCGTCGGTCCAGCCCGTGGCGGACTACGGCAAGGAGCTTCCGCCGACCGAGCCCCCGCCGGACGAGCCGCCGACGCGGTCGCTGTTGGCCAACGTTTTTTCCGAGACGTTCCGCAAGATCGGTGCGCGGGTCGGTGCGGTGTGGATCGTGTTCCTGCTGCTCATCGCGGTGTTCGCGCCGCTGATCGCCAACAGTCGGCCGTTCCTGCTGCGACGCGATGGCGCGTGGGAGTCGCCGTTGCTGCGCGGGCTGACGGACATCGACGTGCTGTTGCTGATCCTCTTCGGGGTGGTGGCGACGCTGGTGATCGTTCACAAGTTTGTTCGTCGACTCACGTTCGGCATCGGACTTGGTGCGTTCGCGACCGTGTTCTTCGTAAGCGGACTGACGCTTTGGTGGACCGAGCTTTGGGAACTGGCGAATCACGAACGGCTCTTGAACGGCGCGCTTGCCGAAGACCCGCTGGAACATCGCTGGCCGGCGGCCGGTGTGTTGGCGTTGCTGGCGTTGGTTGCGACGCTGCCGTGGCTGACGATGAGGGCGTGGTCGGCGAAGGTTCGCCTCGGTGCGGCGGCCGCGCTGGTCGCGGTGTTGTTGCCGATCGTCGTTTGGTTCGCGGTCAACCCGACCAACCCGCCGCGCCTGGCCCGGCTCCAGCAGTGGCGCCAGGCCGAGCAGCGTGAACAGATCGACTGGGTCATCAATGCCCCGATTCCGTTCAGCCCAAACGATCGCCTGCGTGATTTGGGCGACGCACGGAAGATCGCGCCGTGGTGGGGTGCCGACGAAGTGTCGGCGGAGTTTCCGACCAACCACTGGCTCGGCACGACGATCAACGGCGAGGACATGGCCAGCCGGATGATTTTCGCCACGCGCGTCGCACTTGCGATCGGCATCATCGCGACCGGCATCTCCTCGCTCATTGGCATCTTCGTTGGCGCGGTGATGGGCTACTTCGGCGGGATCGTCGACTTGGTGCTGATGCGATTCATCGAGATCCTCCAGGCGGTGCCGGTGCTGATCGTGCTGCTGATCGTGACGCAGTTCTTCGGTAAGGACATCTGGCTGATGATGGTCGCGATCGGGCTGATGACATGGACGGCGGACGCACGGTTTGTGCGCGCCGAGTTCCTGCGGCTTCGTGGCCAGGACTTCGTGCAGGCCGGTCGAGCGCTTGGGCTGCCGCTTCGGTCGATCCTGTTTCGTCACATGTTGCCCAACGGCGTCGCGCCGGTGTTGGTCAACGCCAGCTTCGGCATCGCGGCCGCCATCCTGCTCGAGTCCGTGCTGAGCTTCCTCGGCCTCGGCCTCGAAGCCAAGGACCCGTCTTGGGGTCAGCTGCTCAACCAAGCTCGCGAGACCGGCACCGGCTTCAGCTGGTGGATTGCGATTTTCCCGGGACTGGCGATTTTCCTGACCGTGTTCAGCTACATCCTCATCGGCGAATCGGTCCGCGACGCGATCGATCCGAAGCTCAAGAAGGACTGA
- a CDS encoding ABC transporter permease: MLNYIVRRILLFIPTLLGATLLVFALMHFSPVSIEDSILPPDGQMTPGARAEREAYINARFGLDKPFFEQYLRWLNNVSPVGVTAVPFDDPAAIDARAERRAWRATVENELQADDPDLDGDALIDAVDEIEQKARADGEIDFGIESGDLLWGTNPFKGSDLGYSIVLKRPTSELIKERLPVTLLLNALSIPLALSISILTGVWAARHRGGWQDIVSGSTLLALFSIPIIWAGVLAIGFLANDKYFQWFPAAGLSSLEAEQQPFFPTGWGTANFRPGFLLDSMWHLVLPVLCLTYTQFAYLSKLSRTSMLETLNADFVRTARAKGLPGRVVVWRHAFRNALGPIITFLAALLPAVITGSVVVETIFTIDGMGRLVIEALLRQDKELFLSLTVVTLLLTIMSYLIADVLYAIADPRVSYD, translated from the coding sequence ATGCTCAACTACATCGTCCGCCGCATCCTGTTGTTTATCCCGACGCTGCTGGGGGCGACGTTGCTGGTGTTCGCGTTGATGCATTTCTCGCCGGTGAGCATCGAGGATTCGATCCTCCCGCCCGACGGCCAGATGACCCCCGGTGCCCGCGCCGAGCGGGAGGCGTATATCAACGCCCGCTTCGGCTTGGACAAGCCGTTCTTCGAGCAGTACCTGCGTTGGCTGAACAACGTCTCGCCGGTGGGTGTCACGGCGGTGCCCTTCGACGACCCGGCGGCGATCGACGCGCGGGCCGAGCGACGCGCCTGGCGCGCGACGGTCGAAAACGAACTGCAGGCCGACGACCCGGACTTGGACGGCGACGCTCTCATCGACGCCGTCGATGAGATCGAGCAAAAAGCCCGCGCCGACGGCGAGATCGACTTCGGCATCGAGTCCGGCGACCTGCTGTGGGGCACCAACCCGTTCAAGGGCAGCGACCTCGGCTACAGCATCGTGCTCAAACGTCCGACCTCCGAACTGATCAAGGAACGCCTGCCGGTGACGCTGTTGCTCAACGCGTTGTCGATCCCGCTGGCGCTTTCGATCAGCATCCTGACCGGCGTGTGGGCCGCCCGTCATCGCGGCGGTTGGCAGGACATCGTCAGCGGCTCGACCCTACTCGCTCTGTTCTCGATCCCGATCATCTGGGCCGGCGTGCTGGCGATCGGCTTCCTCGCCAACGACAAGTACTTTCAATGGTTCCCCGCGGCCGGGCTTTCGAGCCTCGAAGCCGAGCAGCAACCGTTCTTTCCAACCGGTTGGGGCACAGCGAACTTCCGGCCCGGTTTCCTGCTCGATTCGATGTGGCACCTGGTGTTGCCCGTGCTTTGCCTGACCTACACGCAGTTCGCGTACCTGTCGAAGTTGAGCCGGACGAGCATGCTCGAAACGCTCAACGCCGACTTCGTTCGCACCGCGCGTGCCAAGGGCTTGCCCGGGCGGGTGGTGGTCTGGCGGCATGCGTTCCGTAACGCACTGGGCCCGATCATCACGTTCCTCGCGGCACTGCTGCCGGCGGTCATCACCGGCAGCGTGGTGGTCGAGACGATCTTCACCATCGACGGCATGGGCCGACTGGTCATTGAGGCGCTGCTGCGCCAGGACAAGGAGCTGTTCTTGAGTTTGACGGTGGTCACGCTGCTGCTGACGATCATGAGTTACCTGATCGCCGACGTGCTGTACGCGATCGCTGACCCGCGGGTGAGCTATGACTGA
- a CDS encoding ABC transporter substrate-binding protein, translating to MENRFGVKDFFLFGLIAVVLVAVVLAMLQFDRQFDTVARLDRQNEILAKDLNQLGQKLDTLLAETRNGTIRVIDPTALQGGAALLPSDGTSGTEQITEAVDSGDTEDPNVDPAEVAQQSAQFDGDATFALLEEAEAMPDFARGGWFLDNFGTKIGRLTPLVASDVYQTWIELIVQESMAQRDPITLEFEPRLAERWDISDDGLTMTFYLRDGLRFSDGEPLTAEDVVFTFDWILNPEIQADRHRSYLDKLESYEALDSRTVQFKFNEPYFLNFTAVGGQLVFPKHIYETYSPTQYNEELGLLVGSGPMMLRDWETWTPAEDVVLVRNPRYWGKPTTFDRMIFRQVQEEAAEEVMFRNGQLDRYAATPENFDDLKADSDIQEIGYPLNYDTPYGGYTYIGWNQLRRESDEEIDTIFADPMLRRAMTMMIDRQRLADELYKGYATVADGPFAPTGPQSNPGIEPWPYDIGAALELLESIGWQDRDGDGILENEDGTPLEFNLLYPGGSQFTEKIVLSIQDNLAEGGVLMNLERADWPVLVDRLKKSEFEAVTLGWSSTPESDPYQIFHSDQAKVGGDNRTGYRSERLDAAIEDARTTIDPKARYPKWHEVHRILHEDQPYTFLLNRQALRLFNKRVKNVETAPAGLNYEYLNGGVIPWYIPQTMQQRTQ from the coding sequence ATGGAAAACCGATTCGGCGTCAAAGACTTTTTTCTGTTCGGCCTGATCGCCGTCGTGCTCGTCGCGGTCGTGTTGGCGATGCTCCAGTTCGATCGCCAGTTCGACACCGTCGCCCGTCTGGATCGGCAGAACGAGATCCTCGCCAAGGACCTGAACCAGCTCGGCCAGAAGCTCGACACCCTGCTCGCCGAGACCCGCAACGGCACCATCCGCGTTATCGACCCGACGGCTCTGCAGGGCGGTGCGGCGCTGCTACCGAGCGACGGCACCTCCGGCACCGAGCAGATCACCGAAGCGGTGGACAGCGGCGACACCGAAGACCCCAATGTCGATCCCGCCGAGGTCGCTCAGCAGTCGGCCCAGTTCGACGGCGACGCGACGTTTGCCCTGCTCGAAGAAGCCGAGGCGATGCCCGACTTCGCCCGCGGCGGCTGGTTCCTCGACAACTTCGGCACCAAAATCGGTCGACTCACCCCGCTGGTCGCCTCTGACGTGTACCAGACATGGATCGAGCTGATCGTGCAGGAGAGCATGGCCCAGCGTGATCCGATCACACTGGAGTTCGAGCCTCGGCTGGCCGAGCGGTGGGACATCAGCGACGACGGGTTGACGATGACGTTCTACCTGCGCGACGGCCTGCGCTTCTCCGACGGCGAGCCGCTCACGGCGGAGGACGTCGTGTTCACGTTCGACTGGATTCTCAACCCCGAAATCCAAGCCGATCGGCACCGCTCGTACCTCGACAAGCTTGAGAGCTACGAAGCGCTGGACAGCCGGACCGTCCAATTCAAGTTCAACGAGCCGTACTTCCTGAACTTCACTGCCGTTGGCGGGCAGCTTGTTTTTCCCAAGCACATTTACGAGACGTATTCGCCGACGCAGTACAACGAAGAGCTTGGTCTATTGGTGGGCAGTGGGCCGATGATGCTGCGTGATTGGGAGACTTGGACCCCAGCCGAAGACGTGGTGCTGGTGCGTAATCCGCGCTACTGGGGCAAGCCCACGACGTTCGACCGGATGATTTTTCGCCAAGTGCAGGAAGAGGCGGCCGAGGAAGTGATGTTCCGCAACGGCCAACTCGACCGCTACGCCGCGACGCCGGAGAACTTCGACGATCTCAAGGCTGACTCGGACATTCAGGAGATCGGGTATCCGCTCAACTACGACACGCCGTACGGCGGGTACACCTACATCGGCTGGAATCAGCTCCGGCGCGAGAGTGACGAAGAGATCGACACGATCTTCGCCGACCCGATGCTGCGTCGGGCGATGACGATGATGATCGACCGTCAGCGACTGGCCGACGAGCTCTACAAGGGTTACGCCACGGTTGCCGATGGTCCTTTCGCGCCCACTGGACCGCAAAGCAACCCGGGGATCGAGCCCTGGCCCTACGACATCGGTGCGGCGTTGGAGTTACTTGAGTCGATTGGTTGGCAGGACCGCGACGGCGACGGAATTCTCGAAAACGAAGATGGGACGCCGTTGGAGTTCAACCTTCTCTACCCAGGCGGCAGTCAGTTCACCGAGAAGATTGTCCTCTCGATCCAAGACAACCTCGCCGAGGGTGGCGTGCTGATGAATCTTGAGCGTGCCGACTGGCCTGTGCTGGTCGATCGGCTCAAGAAGAGTGAGTTCGAGGCGGTGACGCTCGGCTGGAGCAGCACGCCCGAATCCGACCCGTACCAGATCTTCCACTCCGACCAAGCCAAGGTCGGCGGCGACAATCGTACCGGCTATCGTTCCGAACGCTTGGATGCCGCTATCGAAGACGCTCGCACCACGATCGACCCGAAGGCACGCTATCCCAAGTGGCACGAGGTACACCGCATCCTTCACGAGGATCAGCCCTACACCTTCCTGCTTAACCGCCAAGCGCTGCGTCTGTTCAACAAGCGGGTCAAGAACGTCGAGACCGCGCCGGCGGGCCTGAACTACGAGTACCTCAATGGCGGCGTGATCCCGTGGTACATCCCCCAGACCATGCAGCAACGCACGCAGTAG